In Syntrophorhabdaceae bacterium, one DNA window encodes the following:
- a CDS encoding M15 family metallopeptidase: MSLPLASFGEAKYPPGFVDIKEVIPYIILDIRYFTPHNFVGTRVDGYNSPKCILTKEAAQALLKVQRDLEKFHLSLKIYDCYRPQRSVNHFVRWAKDIGDTKTKEEFYPTVDKRNLFKDGYIAERSSHSRGSTVDLTIVPVPVPEQEAYKEGQRLYACFLSADKRFKDNSIDMGSGFDCFHELSHTANPNIGFQMRANRLLLKTLMERYGFENYSLEWWHYTLKNEPFPDTYFDFPIE, encoded by the coding sequence ATGTCCTTACCTTTGGCATCCTTTGGTGAGGCCAAATATCCTCCTGGCTTTGTGGATATAAAGGAGGTCATACCGTACATAATACTCGATATAAGATATTTTACACCCCACAACTTTGTAGGGACAAGGGTGGATGGTTATAATAGCCCAAAGTGTATCCTTACAAAGGAGGCTGCTCAGGCGCTTTTAAAAGTTCAAAGGGATTTGGAGAAATTTCATCTGTCTTTGAAGATATATGATTGTTATAGACCCCAAAGGTCAGTAAATCATTTTGTAAGATGGGCTAAAGATATAGGTGATACAAAGACAAAAGAAGAATTCTATCCCACCGTGGATAAGAGAAATCTATTTAAAGATGGTTACATAGCAGAGAGGTCAAGCCATAGCAGGGGAAGCACTGTAGACCTTACCATAGTCCCTGTTCCTGTGCCAGAACAGGAAGCATATAAAGAGGGACAGAGATTATATGCCTGCTTCCTCTCCGCTGACAAAAGATTCAAGGATAACAGCATAGACATGGGATCGGGCTTTGACTGTTTTCATGAATTATCCCATACGGCTAATCCAAATATAGGCTTCCAGATGAGGGCAAACAGATTACTCCTCAAAACCCTCATGGAGAGATATGGTTTTGAGAACTATAGCCTTGAATGGTGGCATTATACACTGAAAAACGAACCATTCCCTGATACATATTTTGATTTTCCTATTGAGTAA